The Lolium perenne isolate Kyuss_39 chromosome 6, Kyuss_2.0, whole genome shotgun sequence genome segment ccacttgagccgagcttgatacttctactccatcatcttgatcatcattatgaatttccatggaccggatgtgtccaatgcccatatgcttgatggcactagatggatcatcattattacctgcaacacatggaacaacttgctccacttgggagccattatcctccaagaacaccacgtcaaaagatacttcaatagtccccgtggaccggttgtagtatctataggcgtgagagttctccgcatatccaataaatataccctctatggttctagtttcaaatttaccgagctttcctttgttgttcttaacaaggcatttgcatccaaagacacgaatgtacatgacattaggcttgttaccggtaaggagctcgtatggagttttgttgtggaggggacgaagaaagagccggttggagtagtggacggccgtagagatgtcttctccccaaaagttgtggggagagttgaattcactcaacatggttcttgccatctcaatgatagtccggttcttcctttcaacaacaccattttgttgaggggtgtatggcgccgaaaactcatgcttgatgccctcatcatcaacaaactcttgcatggtgtagttcttgaactcggtgccattgtcggtcctaatcgccttgatctcggattcatatgtacgttgagctttcttggcgaaggtgatgaactctctatgggtctcgtccttacacttaaggagaaagacccaagagtatcttgagtaatcatcaacaatgacaagtccatacttgctcccaccaagagtatcataatgtgatggcccaaagacatccaaatgaaggagctccaaaggcctagatgtggtgacgatactcttgataggatgtttcttcttgagttgctttccggctacacatgcactgcaaacacgatctttgtcaaaagaaatgccggttagtcccacaatgtgctcaccctttaggagttgtttaagatttctcatgttaacatgaccaaggcggcgatgccacaagcatccttcgtcatgcttggccgccattagacatgtggagggagaggagctctctttcgagaggtcaaccacgtaaaggttgttctccacatatccaacgaggaccaatttgagattgtcactcctaaagactttcacacaataactagtaaaatatgaattgtaaccggcatcggcaagatgatatatagaaagtaagttgtagccaagggattcaacaagcataaccgtctcaaggcacaagtccttagagattgctaccttgccatacccaagtacctttccctttgaattatcaccaaaggtaatgcttgacttcttgttgatgtcttcaatgaattgatcaagcacacctcttcctccggtcatatgattggtgcatccactatcaaacacccattttggaccaacggaggaatacccctacaaaatcaagtagaggatttaggaacccatcgattaatgggttcctttgcaatggtaacaatatcttttggtacccaaattgagtactctctataagcatagccattaggagggccaacatagctagcataaacatcaccataataatcaacaaataaagcatagtgattgtttggccccgtgcggtcaccactagtggctttgccctttgaggccttGCCATCATTAgtaaccttcttgttcttatcttgagcgggcttctccttcttgtagttgttcttcttgttggacttgggagtatatccaagtccaaacttttgattgtttgacctttgcttactcaagaggtcatccaatcccatcttgttcttggcggtggtgaactttgcaagttcctttgttaacctaacattttcctcaagaatagatgcttgctcacaagaagattcattaggatgatagttgagaccatatttagtcaccaaggattcaagatatgcattggtctcaacatgcaaagagagttcctcttgtaaacgaacatgttcctcaacaagcttagcatgctcactagtaaagggagTGGAGGAGCTAGCATGCTCAATTACAaccatgggatccttcattgatccaagagccttcttgtaggtttcttgaagaagatcatgattctctcctagtttcttgagctcatccttaacaagcttgttagccttttcaaggtggtcaagatccctagtgagagaagcatgagcaacttcaagctccttctttgagtcattgagctcttgggtcaatgattgagccctatcaatagtttctaggtccttaactttatcaagttcataagtttcaatttgttgcttaagtccttgagatatgcacctttcggtttttagctcttgtcttaggagattgaatctccgttctttttcattcaattgatattctaattcctcaagggactcatccttttctttgagggagtccatcaagaaatcaaacttgacaagagcttcaccacgaagggtgcatctaacattgtaaagttccttaagcacgATTAACTCATCttgattttcagtttcatcatcaaggacactagatagagaaggtggaggttccattaccttggtttctcttgccataagacaagagccgacgattgtagaggagggagagtcatcggagtcatcatcttgagttgttcttgccatgaaggacgagcccacatcattctccgtggggtaatccttggagtagtcatatgtgaagagtgacccgggcttagagaaagccaaaccggccactccggcctcattctcctcatcttcctcttcttcatcggacaagtactcggctccAACAAAAgcccttcccttgttcttcttgtatcgatcattgattgggtttggcttcaaccttggcttgacccctttgatgaactttggcttgtctacccttttctcataagggcactcatttgcaaagtggctatcttcatcacaattgtagcaagttctcttcttcttcttgtcattgaagagcattggaagctttcccttgtacttcttggcgaagaaggcaaagtcggtaccaatgtcactagttgaggtcatctcttccccttcttcaaattcatattcttcttcttcttcttgatcggccctagctttgagagcaagattgcgtggcgcttcatggttgtgtgaggcttcatcaacacggttcatcgccatgagtctctttcccgctttggccatgttttcattggcggccacataggagactagatcatcggagttgaggtcggcactcttggtcatgatttgtaagttgagtgcaagattggtgtcttcttgtttgacggcaatcatagcaatgaccttggactttataaatgcttcattcatctcgaagccgtcattgtacttctcaacaccgagtcccttgacccttactctaagagcaccgagtcttgcataagcatcggccacggactctccttctcgaatcatgaattgatgagcctcttgctttgcAGTCTCATAAAGAgcagattggatcaaatcggttccctcttggagtactacgattcgatcccacaactctttagcggactctatgtcattgacttgatcaaggagcttgcggttgatgccactcctaatcttgtcacgggcggaggcgttgagttgacggttgtagaattcggtggaggtcaaccgaatgggatcttgtggctcccggtatccatgaacaatgatctcccacaactccacgctgcagctgcgaatatgagattccatagaagatttccaaaaaggaaagtgagttccatcaaaatggggaacattcccactatggtttatatgaggcatgggtgaagtgtttttgggatagtcatggttgacttcgcgatagctccctagtgaggccgaagccgtactaggagacccactagtcaagttcttaagcatggtagacatttctgccatttggctttgtagctcatcctcctttttcttcttctcggcatcatatgccaagaatctagatttcatctctttaaccgaaaggttagagttttcatctagaccctcgaatagtttttccatctcactcttaaggcggtgaagcccttaataagagtccaggctctgataccaattgaaagtatagagatggtaaacctagagggggggggtgaataggtttctacagattttaattctttctttgcaatattaggctttgcggaatataaaggtgagcctaatgcaaactagatgaagcaacctatatgaagatacaactatctcgagcatgaaggctctctcaggcagtttaaatcacaagtaaggagttcggttagagataaccgatagcacgcggagacgaggatgtattcccgcgttccttgctttgcaacaaggtacgtcacgtttggaggggtggaggtcccacgaaggattccccacgccacgaaggctcaccctattctccggagcctatcccacgaaggaatagctcactcacttgtggtagactttgaggtagcctccaaaccttcacaatcttgtccggagcaaatccacagcccggatgcttccagactcctcttgcccacctagagttcccaaggaaccctaggaagcaagcttctcgatgaatacaagggggaatgagatttggcttggtagaacaatagatcgggtcctcctctagtgattccccggagggatttgagtttgggtggaggaggagggagatcggaggcttttggtgtttctaagaatggagtaagagagagagagctcaagaacagcttgtagtatgttgcctgactgttcagaggtaggagaaggcctatttatagtgttcttcgaaaaatggccgttggtcacttgccacctcagctttttcctcgacaaacccggttgaccggaccacagaccggacagcccggttgtgaggccggtcggaccgggctggGGACCGGATCCCTTTTTGTGTCGTCCTGGAGCActtcggttggcgcccggttggcgcccggttgccgcccggtcgaccgggctgggcGCCGGACTCTCCGGTctgtaggccggctgaccggtcggcaaccggatcGGCTGGCCCTTCGATTGgaacccggttgccgcccggttgaccggccgccacgccagactggccggttgctggcccggttggaccgggctgcagacaggatttctcctgtagacccctttttgattgttgttgaagtggggggtctcctttagccttcttgttcctttatacaccatttatgcctcattgcctaatacctgagattatccttttaaacaaattaggccaaatactctagcacggtgtcattgttaccaaaataatggataagggtaaaatacccttacagaagCACTACACCAGTCAACATGTGCTGATGTGGACTTCGATATGAAGTTCACATATGTGCTTGCTGGGTGGGAATGATCAGCGCATGATGCTACCATTTTGGAGACAGCTGATGGCCTGAAGGTCCCTCAGGGTAAGTTCTACCTAGCTGATGCCGGCTATGCTTGCCGCCCTTGTTTTCTCCCACCCTTCGGGTCCACAAGGTACCACTTCAATGAGTTCTCTGCAAGGTTCTACCCTAAGAATGCCAAGGATCTCTTCAATCTCAGACACTCTAGCCCTAGGGTCACCGTCGAGAGGGAATTTGCAGCTACGAAAAACAGATTTAAGATCCTGGGGGCCAGAAGCCTTTCCACATCTTATCCACCCAGGTTAAGCTAGTGCTAGATTGTTGCATTCTACATAACTAGATCTTAGGCCGGGGTATTGATTCGTTCTTCCCGGTCGAGAATGAAGTCTAGCCTGACGAAGTTGATGTTGGCCATGGTGTTGCTGCCACCGATAACACAGCCTGGAAGAACAAGAGGCGGGAGTGGGCGGTTGCTATGTGGGGTAACAGAGGCTAGACCAGGATCTGAAGAACAAGAGAAGCATTCCCGTGATGTGTTATGTGTCATGAATTACTCCCGGTTGTGTGTCATGAACTACTTGTGCGCTCTACACTACCATTCGTGATTAGCTAGGGCCTAACTTGTTCTATTAAACTACTATTTGGAAGTAGCTAAGACTGAACTTTGTTATAATAGTCCCGCTTGTTAGTTTCATTCACTGCTATTGTTCCTCCTTGTTAGAACTGATGAGGGGTAATGTTACCACTTGGGAGAAGTGGTAACTAGAACTATGTTCACAACCAAAACGCGTAGTTGAGACGTAAATTGCAGCTTACTTGGCAACCAAACAAGACGCACGAATAGGCTGAAAAAACTTTGTTAGCAACCAAACAAACTACCATTAGATATATGGACTTGGCCCAATTAAACATGACTTGTGGAGAAAATCTCGCCCGATGCAACAAAGAGATGCGACCAACCATTCATTTGATCTATGTTGATGATGACGTCTATGTATTTTGGCAATCGAAGTTTAATGGCGATTTCGTGGCCGATGTGTTGGCCGAAACTTAATGTGGAAAACTTAGAATATTATTCATAAACCCTAGACTTTGAATTCCTCTTCCTATTGTGTGTTTGAATTTATCTTTCCTAGACCAACATGTCTATTAGAACCGGCCTATTTGAAATGTTGATGTGGGCAGCCTTTTCCTATATAGAGGAAGATGTCTTCATTGGCATACTGTAGGTGCTGCCGGCATCTAAATATTTAGGACTTATCGGTGGAGATGCATGCCTGTGGGTTGATCTTTAGCGAGAACACAAGTAGACATTATGTGTGACATGATGTGAGATGATCGAGCGAGATGCTCAAGATAAAATAAAGTTTAGCTAGATGCGATTCGACCTTGTCTGAAAGCGCACAGAGGAATAGTATCGCAAAAACAAGCAGCCATTTGTATATGTAGTATATCTCAATGCGATAATCGAGGTAGATGCTCACGATAAATTACTTTATTCTCCGTTTCAGAACAAAAACTTCACTCGCGCATCGCGTCGAGTACCGTCGAAGTCGCACTATCACCATTACGCTGTGCTATCGGATACGGTAGCAGAGCGGCAGCTCATTCATCACTGCACCGGTGGTTCTGCTCTCTAAGCTTGTCTTTTCATTCGTTTAGGTAGCCTGCTCTTTCTTGTAACAAGAAGCTCCAAGTTTGCCAACCAGAGAGATCCTTTGCAATCAACTCCTTGTTCAGCAGCATTTCTATAGCAGGAGCGTTGCCATTTGCCTTTCCAGTTTTTCTGATAATAAAGATAAAAATGGGCGAGGACTTGTGATAGGTGGAAACGAGGTCAATCCGTGCAGCCCCTGCAAGTACGTCTGGTCGTCTTACACAAGGAAAGAGACCGAATGGAAAATAACAGACGACTTCAGTCTGGTCGTCGTCCCATCCCAAGGGAACCCCCCGCGCCCAAGCACACACAGCTGTTCGCCTCCTCTCCCCAGTGGTGTACAGTACGTCATATTTCCTTGAATGGAACAGTTTCCACGGCATTTCCTGGCTGCTAAACCGCGGCTTCCGTTCACCACTAGTCTACCATGGCTGCCTGTTTCTTGGATGTATATACTGTACGTACGTATGGCTAAAATAAGAGCTTGAATCGTGACCTGACACCCGCAAAAAAAGAATAAGAAATTGAAACTTGGACTCGGTTCCAACTCGTTAACTAATGGCTTGAGACCTTGAGTAGACTCGGCTGGAATTCCAGCCCTGTATATATGTGTGCTTCCCTGGCTTCCACCATCTCTACATTCTCTTGCTTGCTCATTTGTctccggtgatgaagatggagagaGGAGACAAGCAGCTCCGTCTCCGGTGGTGCTCGGCGATTGCCTTGGCGCTGCTCGCCTTCGGTGAGGCGGACGGCTTCTTAGTGGACATCAATTATGTCGAGAGCGCCGTGGCCAAAGGAGCAGGTCAGTCACACATCACCTCACGCTTCTTGGCCTCTCTGTCTTCTGCTCTACCCGTTCATCCCTTCACTTTCTTCAGTTTTCTCCTCGTGTGAGTACTCTACTCGGCTGACTAATCTAGTaatttgatgagcgcgctttcgtgATGCAGTGTGTCTGGATGGGAGCCCCCCGGCGTATCATCTAGCCCCAGGCTTCGGCTCCGGGGTGAACAGTTGGTTGGTTCATTTTCAGGTCAGTTGAAACTTATTAAGCTAGTAAGTACAGCACAGTCGTGCTTCACTGGATCGTGGAATGCTCAGCTCGATCCTGTGTGCAAAACGACGGGCGGCAGGGAGGAGCATGGTGCAACAACGTGACCAGCTGCCTGCAGCGTAGTCTCATCTCGTTCGGGTCGTCCAAGAAGATGTCAAAGCAGTCTGATTTCACTGGGATATTGAGCAACACCCCGGATTACAACCCAGGTATACTACTTCTCTTTAGCTCACTGCATTTTTTCTCTCTTTGAACTTCTCCTGCTGCACATATTCATTTGCATCGTAAATTTTGAATCCAAATTAAGTCTTACAAAGTTCAAACAAGGCTTACAAAGCTCGGCCAAAGGAATAGATCACACATGAAACATTTTCACAAGTCACAACACGAGTCCTACTGCTAGGCTGTCATCTGCATTGGCCAACATGTCATGTGCTACCATCTTCAAATGGCTGCACCAAGAAGACACAAAGGCCCACCTCCACTAGGTAAGATAGGACCGCATACAGATCTATGGTATTTTTTTCTTCAAATGGGGTAGCCCAGCCTCTGTATCAAGTGATGCAAACGGGCATACGGCCTTCTATTAACAAAACCAGCAGTTCAGCAGAGTCTTACAACTTATTACAATTCACGGATCGTAAATAGTCCCAACAAAAATAAGCCATCTAAAGAGAACTAGTAACATGAAGCGTCTTTGCATCAACATGTCAGCCTTTGATCTGTACGTCAGCTACACCGGCTAGGTTGCATCCGATATCGATGCCATGGCACTTCTCAAAGCAAGCCTCTACATGTTTCCACTCACCATTCTTTAGTTTACGGAAATGGATTGGTATTTCCATATATCTAAAAGGCAGCGTCCCTATTCGCACCCAATATAATTTTATACTCATGTTCGATCTCTtttgctttcacaaaacataataTCTCACTCTTATGAAAAATTATTTTCAGACCCGACAACTGTTCAAAGAGACAAAGAACTAATTTCATATTCAAAGATTTCTCTAAATCATGGTCCATGAAAAGGATCATATTATCAGCATATTGCAGAATAGACACCCCACCATCTATGCTACATCTGGAAAATGGCTTCTCTTACCTCCTCCGTGAAATGAGCAACGAGTTCCTCTAGACACAAGGTATATCCTGAGCAAAATAGTTAAGAACCAAGGCACCAAACAATAGTCACTAATTTTAGGTTTAAATTATCCACCTATAGAAAATCCCTTGGCATGTTCTAATTGAAAGGTATTCTTCTACCGGTGCTTTCCGGTTGCTACAAGGCGGAAGTATCTTGTATTACTACCATCATATACATGCTTGACTTTAGCTCTACGAGATTGCTTGGTCTGTTCACCTCGCATAAGCCCAATGTGTTTGCAATTTTTCCAAAAACAGACTTCTACAATTGGAACAAGGTCCAGGTTCGGTACTGCGATGGTTCCTCTTACACCGGTGATAAGGAAGAAGTTGATCCTGTGAGTGAACAATACTCCAGCCTTTCTTCATTTTCCTGCTGTTGTCGGAATTAGTAACATTCTACACGGAGATTTTGTTTAATTTTGCAATTTGGACAGAGCACAAATCTACACTACAGAGGTGCGCGGGTATGGCAAGCAGTTATAGAAGATCTGCTCGCAAAAGGAATGAACAGAGCTGCAAATGTATGCCTTCTTATTATGAGCATAATTCCTGACATGCTGATACTGTAGCAAGCTCTAATTTCATTTTTTTAAGGACATGTCAGGCTCTAATTTCGGGATGTTCTGCTGGCGGATTAACTTCGATACTGCACTGTGACAAATTTCATCAACTTCTGCCAGTGGGGGCCAATGTTAAATGCCTTTCTGATGCTGGTTTCTTCCTCGATGTGTAAGTAAGACAGTACATGTACTGAAGCCAGTTGGCAGAAAAGGAAAAGCATGCTATCTGATTTTGCCACTTTGGGGATGTACTAGGAAATGCAATAGATATAACACAGTACATTAACTTTCTGAATAATCAGTTCCGTGTTTAACCTTTTCCACGTTTTCTCTTACAGGGAAGACATTGCTGGAGAGGACCACGCTGCTGCCTTTTTTAATGATGTAGCTATTACACATGTATGCTTATTGAGTTCCTCTTTCTCACTAATTGTACTGACATAAGTCTCTTTCATGATATTATAATCGAATGACTAAATCTTAAAACAAATACTATCTAAATTTTGAATTCCACTATAATTGTAACAGAGTGAAGAGGCATACCTTAGAAGGATTATCATTATGGAAAAATGCATTTTACCTATATTTATGTTGTTTATCTGATTGTATTGTGTACAAATATTTTAGGGCTCAGCCATGAATTTACCATCTTCTTGCACTTCCAAGATGCCCGCAGGCATGGTAAGAACTGCAAGCCGAGTTATTATTCATATCTACTGATCATATTACACGCCTCTAGACTAACAAGTTTCTTGGATGCAGTGCTTCTTTCCACAGAATGAGGTGAAGCATATTAAAACGCCTTTGTTCATCCTAAATGCAGCATATGATTCATGGCAGGTAATCATCAGATAAAAATCATTTCTTTCTACTTGCATCCATCAAGGCATTAATCTTGTTAGCATTTCCACGTGCATCAGGTAGCACACAATTTGGTTCCAGGAGATTCTGATCCTCACTGGCAAAGTTGCAAGAACGATATAAGGCAATGTTCCGCAAAGCAACTAATGACGTTGCAGGGTAGGTACTACCGTATTTTACTAACTGGTCAGCTATGAAATTTCTTAGTATATTCATCGAGACACACTGTGCTATCACAGGATTCAGAGACCACTTCCTGGAAGCACTGGAGGAACAAGGGAACTCTTCCACCAGAGGGCTGTTTATAAACTCATGCTTCGTGCACTGCCAGACCGAGATACAGGAGAGATGGTTCGCACCCGGATCTCCGGTGCTTGGTGGCAAAGTAAACACACTCTTGCATCCTTCAGTTTCCTTCACATATAAGT includes the following:
- the LOC127306530 gene encoding pectin acetylesterase 8 produces the protein MKMERGDKQLRLRWCSAIALALLAFGEADGFLVDINYVESAVAKGAVCLDGSPPAYHLAPGFGSGVNSWLVHFQGGAWCNNVTSCLQRSLISFGSSKKMSKQSDFTGILSNTPDYNPDFYNWNKVQVRYCDGSSYTGDKEEVDPSTNLHYRGARVWQAVIEDLLAKGMNRAANALISGCSAGGLTSILHCDKFHQLLPVGANVKCLSDAGFFLDVEDIAGEDHAAAFFNDVAITHGSAMNLPSSCTSKMPAGMCFFPQNEVKHIKTPLFILNAAYDSWQVAHNLVPGDSDPHWQSCKNDIRQCSAKQLMTLQGFRDHFLEALEEQGNSSTRGLFINSCFVHCQTEIQERWFAPGSPVLGGKRIANAVGDWFYDRSPFQTVDCPYPCDSTCPIS